The region GTCCAGGACCACCCCCGAACGGTCCATGACCAGCAACGGCAGCGTGAACAGGAACAGCAGCCGCGACACCAGGGACGACGACATCTCGAGGTCGGCCCCGATCTCCGCCCCGTACATGTGCAGGATGGTGCTGAGCACGAACAGGCACAGCACGAACCCCACCAGGAACAGGGCCAGCCAGCCGAGCTCGCGGTTGATGGGGTGGGTCTGCATGGCGGCGGCGATGCGCCGGTCCAGTTCCGCCCGCTCGCCGAACGCCCCGACCAGCCCCCAGGCCACCAGGCCCCCCAGGAGCATCGGCCCCCAGGAGATCAGGAACAGGACCGGGGTTCCGAAGATGTCGTGGCGCAGGCCGGGATCGACGGCCAGGGTCACCGCGATGACCAGGAGGGCCGCCGCCGTCCACCCGGCCAGCCCCCATCTTCGCACCATGGTCACAAGAGTCCCCCCTGCCTCAGAACACCCATTCTGCCCAGGAGGAAACCAAAAGCTACTTTACGACTACGGTATGTCGCCATCGAAGACCCCGGGGGCGGGCGGGCCCGCGGCCCGCCCGCCCCGGGGAACGGCGCTCCGGTCAGTGCCCGTTGTCCAGCACCGAACGGAGGAACTCCTTGGTGCGGTCCTCCCTGGGGTCGCCGAAGATCTCGTCCGGCGTCCCCTCCTCGGCGATCCGGCCCTTGTCGAACATGAGCACCCGGTGAGACACGTCCCGCGCGAACCCCATCTCGTGGGTCACGCACAGCATCGTGATGTCCGTGGTCTCGGCGACCGTGCGCAGCACGTCGAGCACCCCGGCCACCAGTTCCGGGTCCAGCGCCGAGGTCACCTCGTCCAGCAGCAGGATCTCCGGCCGCATCGCCAGCGCGCGGGCGATCGCCACCCGCTGCTGCTGGCCGCCGGAGAGCTGGGAGGGGTGGGCGTCGATCTTGTCCGACAGCCCCACCAGGTCCAGCAGCTCCTCGGCCCGGGCGTCCGCCTCCCCCCGGGACAGGCCCAGCACGTGGACCGGGGCCTCGGTGAGGTTCTTGCGGACCGTCATGTTCGGGAACAGGTTGAACTGCTGGAACACCATCCCGATCCGCTTGCGGCGCGGGCGCAGGTAAGCCTCGTTGGCCGGGACCAGCCGGCCCCCGCGGGACATGTGGCTGAACGGCTCGCCGTCCACCTCGATCAGGCCGTCGGTCACCTTCTCCAGGGTCATGAGCAGGCGCAGGATGGTCGTCTTCCCCGAGCCGCTCGGCCCGATCAGGGTGACCCTCTCGCCGGGGGAGACCGAGAAGTCCAGGTGGTCCAGCACGGTGAGGTCGCCGAAGCGCTTGACCACCTGGTCGAAGTTGATCAGCGCCGAAGTGTCAGACGGCGGCATAACGTCGCTCCAGTCGTCGGATGATGATCGCGGAGGGGATGCTGACCAGGAGGAACAGGAACCCGACCACGGTGTAGGCCTCCACGATGCGGAAGTCCGCGCTGCCGACCTGGCGCGCGGTGGCGAGCAGCTCGACCACGGTGATCGCCAGCAGCAGCGGGGTGTCCTTGAACATGGCGATGAGGTAGTTGCCCAGCGCCGGGATGACCTTGCGGATCGCCTGGGGCAGCACCACCGCGCCCCAGGTGCGCGAGGCGGGCAGGCTGAGCGCCCGGGCCGCCTCCCACTGGCCCTTGGCCACGCCCTCGATCCCGGAGCGGTACACCTCGGCGGTGTAGGCCGCGTAGTGCACGCCCAGCACCACGATGCCCACGGTCAGCGCCGACACCGTGGACGGCGCCAGCGCGAACACGAACACCAGCTGGACCAGCAGCGGGGTGGTGCGGACGAACTCCATGACGGCGTGCACGGCGGTCCCGACCACCGGCACCCGGCGGACCATCGCGATGGCCAGCCCCAGCACCAGGGCGATGAGGTAGCCGAGCAGGGTCGCCTGGACGGTGACCGCCAGTCCCCGCATGAGGTCGGGCAGGACCCGGAAGGTCCATTCGAAGTCCCAGAACATCTACTTCGCACCCCCCGACGTGGTGAGCGCGGGCGGCCGCAGCAGGCCCAGGATCCCCCGGCCCCCCGGTGGTACGCGCCCCAGCCGGTGGTTGGCCCGGCGCTCCAGCAGGCGCACGCCGAAGATGAGCACCTGGGCGATGAGGAAGTACAGGATCAGCGCGCCGCTGAAGGCGAGCACCGTCTCCCCGGTCGCCTGGCGCATCCGCTCGGCGATGGCGCTGATGTCGGCGACGCCGATGAGGTAGGACACGGCGGTGGCCTTCATCAGCTCGATGGACAGGTTGCCGAAGGTCGGCAGCATCTGCGCCCAGGCCTGCGGCAGGATCACCAGGCGCATGCGCTGGAACCAGGTCATGTCCAGGGCGACGGTCGCCTCGAACTGGGCCTTGGGCACGGCCTTGATCGCACCGCGCACGACCTCGGCCCCGTAGGCGCCGATGTTGAGGCCCACCGCGATGATCGCCGCGAACCGGCCGTCCAGCTGGTAGCCGGTCAGGACGGGCAGCGCGTACGCCATCCAGAACATCAGCACCAGCGCGGAGACCCCGCGGAAGACCTCGACGTAGGTCGTGGCCACGGCCCGCGGCAGCCACTCGGGGCGGGTGCCCAGGATGCCGAAGAACAGGGCCAGGACGAACGCCAGCGCGAGACCGCCGGCGGTCAGCTGGATGGTGACCCAGGCGCCGTCCAGGTAGATCGGCAACCGCTCGATGAGGAAATCCACGAGGGATCAGCCCTCACAGAGCTCGGCGGTGGTGGTGCCGTCGGGCAGGTCGGCCTCGGTGAAGCCCCACTCCTCGCCCAGCTCCAGCAGGCGGCCGCTCTCGGTGAACTCGGCGATGACCCGGTTCATCTCCTCCAGCAGCCCCTGCTCGGCGGGGCGCACGCACAGGCCGCCCCAGCCCTTCTCCTCGCGGCCGTCGATCTCCGGGAAGAAGGGCTCGGTGACCTCGAAGTCGCCGCCCCGGTCCTGGAGCAGGTAGTGGTGGGAGACGCTCAGCATGGAGACGGCGTCGACCCGGCCCGACTCCAGCAGCTCGTAGCCGGTGGTCTGGTCGGGGATCAGCTCCATCTGGCCCGCCGGGACGCCGAAGTGCTCCGCGTAGCCCTGCTCCACCGAGGCGTTGAGCACCGCGAGCCGCAGGTCGGAGTTGTCCACGAAGTCCGTGAAGTGGCTGATGTCGTGCGGGTTGCCGGACTCCACCATGAACGCCTCGGGCGAGGTGGCGGTGGGCTCGGTGAAGGCGACCTGTTCGCAGCGCTCCGGGGTGATGAACATGCCCGCGGCGATCACGTCGAACTGGCTGGCCTGGAGACCCGGGATGAGCCCGTCCCAGGCGACCGGGTTGGCCCGGATCTCGGGGACGCCCAGCTCCTCGAAGACCGCCTGGGCGACCGCCGGGGACTGGCCCGCCGGGTTGTTGTCGCCGTCCACGAAGCCGAACGGGATCTCGTTGGCCAGCCCGACGTTGACGAAGCCCTGCTCGCGCAGCCTGTCCAGGAGTCCGGTGTCGGCCTGTCCGCCGCCGCCGGCGCCCCCTCCTCCGCCGTTCTCGACGCGTGTGCACGCGGCGAGCCCGAGGGTGATCGCCCCCACGCCGGCCAGGCGGAACGCGTCCCGGCGCCCGGGGGCCCGTCGACTGTTCGCTGATACCTGCATCTTCACTCTCACTCCTCGCATCGCTCGCGCGGTCCGTCGCGCTCCGCGGGTGGTCCCGCTCGGCGCCGCGCCGTGGAGTCTCGGCCCCGCCGCTGGTCGGCGGCCGGTCCGGCTCCGGTACGGGGGTCTCCCTCCCCGAGGCCCTCCGGAGGTAACGACCCCCGGGTGGTCCGTTATGTACTGGTTATTCAATGGGCGGTACAACGACCGCGGATGCACCGGTATCTACCCCGTCGCAGTACATCCGTCACCCCGGGTGACGGAAAGCGGGAGCGGTCCCGGGCTGACCCGGGACCGCTCCCGCGGGGGCCTCTCCTCAGGGAGGGCCCGGTCAGTCCGTTTCCACGACCAGCGGGTAGACGCCGTTCTCATCGTGGACCTCGCGGCCGGTCACCGGCGGGTTGAACACGCACAGCACCCGGAAGTCGGTCTTGGGGCGGACGGTGTGCCGCTCGTGGCCGTTGAGGAGGTAGAGGGTGCCGGGGGTGATGATGTGCTTCTCCCCCGTCTCCTCGTTGGTCAACTCGGCCTCGCCCTCGATGCAGTGGACCAGCTCGACGTGGTTGGCGTACCAGAACGTCGACTCGGTACCGGCGTAGAGCACGGTCTCGTGGAAGGAGAAACCGACCTTCTCCTTGGCCAGGACGATGCGTCGACTGCGCCAGTTCTCCGTCTTGATGTCCGCCTCGGTGTCGGTGATCTCGTCCAGGCTGCGAACGATCACGGGATTCCTCCTCATCGGTGCGCTCGGGTGCGCACATGGCTGTCGTGTACGGCACGGGGCCGGCCGGCCACCCCCACGGGCGGCCGACCGGCCCCGAGCGGTGTCCGTGTGTCAGGCGGGCTGGGCGACCTTGACGGCGGCGCGCGCCGCGTCGGCCATGATGTCCAGGCCCGCCGTCAGCTCCTCCTCCGTCATGGTGAGCGGGGGCAGGAGCTTGGCGACCTCGTCCTCGGGACCGGAGGTCTCCAGCAGCAGGCCGCGCTCGAAGGACTCGGCGGCGACCCGCTTGGCCACGGAGGTGTCGGTGAACGCCAGCCCCCGGGCCAGGCCCCGGCCGCGCACGTGCGCGCCCAGGTCGACGTGCTCGGCGGCCATCTCGTCCAGGCGGGCGGCCACGAGGTCGCCCTTGGCCTTGGTCGCGGCGCTGAAGGCGT is a window of Nocardiopsis changdeensis DNA encoding:
- the ehuA gene encoding ectoine/hydroxyectoine ABC transporter ATP-binding protein EhuA codes for the protein MPPSDTSALINFDQVVKRFGDLTVLDHLDFSVSPGERVTLIGPSGSGKTTILRLLMTLEKVTDGLIEVDGEPFSHMSRGGRLVPANEAYLRPRRKRIGMVFQQFNLFPNMTVRKNLTEAPVHVLGLSRGEADARAEELLDLVGLSDKIDAHPSQLSGGQQQRVAIARALAMRPEILLLDEVTSALDPELVAGVLDVLRTVAETTDITMLCVTHEMGFARDVSHRVLMFDKGRIAEEGTPDEIFGDPREDRTKEFLRSVLDNGH
- a CDS encoding ectoine synthase is translated as MIVRSLDEITDTEADIKTENWRSRRIVLAKEKVGFSFHETVLYAGTESTFWYANHVELVHCIEGEAELTNEETGEKHIITPGTLYLLNGHERHTVRPKTDFRVLCVFNPPVTGREVHDENGVYPLVVETD
- the ehuC gene encoding ectoine/hydroxyectoine ABC transporter permease subunit EhuC — protein: MDFLIERLPIYLDGAWVTIQLTAGGLALAFVLALFFGILGTRPEWLPRAVATTYVEVFRGVSALVLMFWMAYALPVLTGYQLDGRFAAIIAVGLNIGAYGAEVVRGAIKAVPKAQFEATVALDMTWFQRMRLVILPQAWAQMLPTFGNLSIELMKATAVSYLIGVADISAIAERMRQATGETVLAFSGALILYFLIAQVLIFGVRLLERRANHRLGRVPPGGRGILGLLRPPALTTSGGAK
- the ehuD gene encoding ectoine/hydroxyectoine ABC transporter permease subunit EhuD is translated as MFWDFEWTFRVLPDLMRGLAVTVQATLLGYLIALVLGLAIAMVRRVPVVGTAVHAVMEFVRTTPLLVQLVFVFALAPSTVSALTVGIVVLGVHYAAYTAEVYRSGIEGVAKGQWEAARALSLPASRTWGAVVLPQAIRKVIPALGNYLIAMFKDTPLLLAITVVELLATARQVGSADFRIVEAYTVVGFLFLLVSIPSAIIIRRLERRYAAV
- the ehuB gene encoding ectoine/hydroxyectoine ABC transporter substrate-binding protein EhuB; its protein translation is MGAITLGLAACTRVENGGGGGAGGGGQADTGLLDRLREQGFVNVGLANEIPFGFVDGDNNPAGQSPAVAQAVFEELGVPEIRANPVAWDGLIPGLQASQFDVIAAGMFITPERCEQVAFTEPTATSPEAFMVESGNPHDISHFTDFVDNSDLRLAVLNASVEQGYAEHFGVPAGQMELIPDQTTGYELLESGRVDAVSMLSVSHHYLLQDRGGDFEVTEPFFPEIDGREEKGWGGLCVRPAEQGLLEEMNRVIAEFTESGRLLELGEEWGFTEADLPDGTTTAELCEG